A stretch of Pelecanus crispus isolate bPelCri1 chromosome 3, bPelCri1.pri, whole genome shotgun sequence DNA encodes these proteins:
- the FOSL2 gene encoding fos-related antigen 2, with translation MYQDYPGNFDTSSRGSSGSPGHPETYSSGAAQQKFRVDMPGSGSAFIPTINAITTSQDLQWMVQPTVITSMSSPYSRSHPYSHPLPPLSSVAGHTALQRPGVIKTIGTTVGRRRRDEQLSPEEEEKRRIRRERNKLAAAKCRNRRRELTEKLQAETEVLEEEKSVLQKEIAELQKEKEKLEFMLVAHSPVCKISPEERRSPPSSSLQSVRTGASGAVVVKQEPVEEEIPSSSLVLDKAQRSVIKPISIAGGFYGEEALNTPIVVTSTPAITPGSSNLVFTYPNVLDQESPLSPSESCSKAHRRSSSSGDQSSDSLNSPTLLAL, from the exons AAATTTCGAGTAGATATGCCAGGATCAGGCAGTGCTTTTATCCCTACAATCAACGCCATCACAACTAGCCAAGACCTGCAGTGGATGGTCCAGCCCACCGTCATCACCTCCATGTCAAGCCCTTACTCTCGCTCGCACCCCTACAGCCATCCGCTGCCCCCGCTGTCTTCAGTGGCCGGCCACACAGCCCTTCAGCGACCTGGTGTGATCAAAACCATTGGGACCACAGTGGGACGGAGACGAAGAGATGAGCAG CTGTCGCCCGAGGAAGAAGAGAAGCGAAGGATCCGGAGAGAGAGGAACAAGCTGGCAGCTGCTAAGTGTCGTAACAGGCGTCGAGAGCTAACAGAGAAACTCCAGGCG GAAACTGaagtgctggaggaggagaagtcAGTGCTGCAAAAGGAGATTGCTGAGCtccagaaggagaaggagaagctggAGTTTATGCTGGTGGCTCACAGCCCTGTGTGCAAAATCAGCCCTGAGGAACGTCGGAGCCCACCATCCAGCAGCCTCCAGAGTGTTCGGACTGGAGCGAGCGGAGCAGTGGTGGTGAAGCAGGAGCCTGTGGAGGAAGAGATCCCGTCTTCCTCTTTGGTCCTTGACAAAGCCCAGAGGTCTGTCATTAAGCCCATCAGCATTGCTGGAGGTTTTTATGGGGAGGAGGCACTCAACACTCCCATCGTGGTGACCTCAACACCAGCCATCACTCCTGGCTCCTCCAACTTGGTGTTCACCTACCCCAACGTGTTGGATCAGGagtctcctctctccccatctgAGTCCTGCTCCAAAGCTCAccggaggagcagcagcagcggtgaCCAGTCCTCGGATTCCTTGAACTCTCCCACCTTGCTGGCGTTGTAA